The proteins below are encoded in one region of Pseudomonas putida NBRC 14164:
- a CDS encoding helix-turn-helix transcriptional regulator, whose product MHAALRADEIDCMAEIVWLLCEHRGKAEARPAVLGLIAKLLNADYTSSFIWSEDLQRSTRRCSVNISEQLLHEYDQHHHQYDLVTPTMHQVGHAANVDSAIKRSTLLNSQFYSEFLKPAGMFHGINVYFKDNHQDVGDLRIWRGAGDPPFCERDEQILKDLTPYFVRSLSAQKSEARLSQREMDVAKLVANGASDKQVALILGISFTTVRTHLNNAMKKFKCTNRTQLSRHF is encoded by the coding sequence ATGCATGCTGCCCTAAGAGCCGATGAAATTGACTGCATGGCGGAGATCGTCTGGTTGCTTTGCGAACACAGAGGCAAGGCTGAAGCACGCCCCGCAGTACTTGGCCTGATTGCAAAACTGCTCAATGCTGACTACACGTCATCGTTCATCTGGAGTGAGGATTTGCAGCGCTCAACTCGCCGCTGCTCAGTCAATATCAGCGAGCAGTTACTGCATGAGTACGATCAACACCACCACCAGTACGACCTCGTCACGCCAACGATGCATCAAGTTGGTCATGCCGCCAATGTCGACAGTGCGATCAAACGCTCCACATTGCTGAACAGCCAGTTTTACTCTGAGTTTTTGAAGCCAGCCGGTATGTTCCACGGCATCAACGTATACTTCAAAGACAACCATCAGGACGTCGGCGACCTGCGGATCTGGAGGGGTGCTGGCGACCCACCGTTCTGTGAACGCGACGAACAAATCCTCAAAGATCTTACACCTTATTTCGTTAGGTCACTATCAGCCCAAAAATCTGAGGCCAGACTGTCGCAGCGGGAAATGGATGTTGCAAAATTGGTCGCTAATGGTGCAAGTGATAAGCAGGTTGCACTAATCTTGGGCATATCCTTTACAACTGTTCGCACACATTTGAACAATGCTATGAAAAAGTTTAAATGCACTAATCGCACACAACTGTCTCGCCACTTCTGA
- the iaaH gene encoding indoleacetamide hydrolase: MHYQRWMKSAPFALLALSSTTIAAPLADPTLLSASEAAKQICTKQISSRELLDAYVARIDSHQNLNAFITVDMKAARLKADAYDQRIKNGEACLPLGGVPIAIKDNIQVVGFPNTAGTPALKAYLPTKNAPIIDPLENAGAIIVGKANMQELAYGTSGYNTAFHVKDTVGVRNAYDQSRIAGGSSSGSASAVGARLVAAALGTDTGGSVRQPAALNGIVGLRPTVGRYSQTGITPISPTRDTAGPMARTVADVILMDSIITGEKTATPPNVKEIRLGIPNEFWGDLSPEVAARSEAVIKKLKDAGVKLVPLSMPDIHALNQKVGMPMAFYEGRKSLEHYLSENQTGVELSKLAAQISSPDVKVLFEKYILPQKMPGTDGKLVDVADAYKWATEVGQPEMKKTYTRAFKEFKLDALIFPTTPDLAIPSNLDSTSFKAFGRMIKNTDPGSNAGLPGISLPIGLAGAANLPVGIELDSLPGTDKELLALALMVEKIVNAQTPPTK, encoded by the coding sequence ATGCATTACCAACGCTGGATGAAAAGTGCGCCTTTTGCACTGCTTGCTCTGTCATCCACCACAATCGCTGCTCCACTCGCTGACCCGACTCTGCTTTCCGCCTCGGAGGCGGCCAAGCAGATCTGCACAAAGCAGATTTCCAGTCGCGAACTTCTGGATGCCTACGTCGCCCGCATCGATAGCCATCAGAATCTCAATGCCTTCATCACGGTTGACATGAAAGCAGCCAGGTTGAAGGCGGACGCTTACGATCAGAGAATCAAAAACGGTGAAGCCTGCCTTCCTCTCGGGGGCGTCCCTATCGCTATCAAGGACAACATCCAGGTGGTCGGATTCCCAAATACTGCAGGCACTCCGGCCCTGAAGGCTTATCTTCCGACGAAAAATGCACCAATTATCGATCCACTGGAGAATGCCGGTGCAATAATCGTTGGTAAAGCCAACATGCAAGAGCTGGCCTATGGCACTTCCGGCTACAACACAGCATTCCACGTCAAGGACACAGTAGGTGTCAGAAACGCTTACGATCAAAGCCGCATTGCAGGTGGGTCATCCTCGGGCAGTGCAAGCGCCGTAGGCGCTCGACTCGTAGCAGCGGCACTGGGAACTGATACCGGCGGTTCCGTAAGACAACCGGCAGCGCTAAATGGGATCGTTGGGCTTCGCCCTACGGTAGGTCGTTATAGTCAGACCGGTATTACCCCCATCTCTCCTACTCGTGACACCGCAGGCCCCATGGCTCGTACCGTGGCAGACGTCATTCTGATGGACTCAATTATTACTGGAGAGAAAACCGCAACCCCACCAAACGTTAAGGAAATTCGACTAGGGATACCAAATGAATTTTGGGGTGACTTGTCTCCGGAGGTTGCAGCCAGGTCTGAAGCCGTAATCAAAAAACTGAAAGACGCAGGCGTAAAACTGGTTCCGTTATCGATGCCCGACATCCATGCATTGAATCAGAAAGTCGGCATGCCAATGGCATTTTATGAAGGCCGGAAGTCACTGGAGCACTATCTATCCGAAAATCAAACTGGTGTGGAGCTGTCTAAGCTTGCCGCACAAATTTCAAGTCCAGATGTGAAAGTATTGTTCGAAAAATACATCCTGCCTCAAAAGATGCCTGGAACTGATGGTAAGTTGGTAGACGTAGCCGACGCCTACAAGTGGGCAACCGAAGTTGGTCAGCCCGAAATGAAAAAAACATACACGCGAGCTTTCAAGGAATTCAAGCTCGACGCGCTTATTTTTCCAACAACTCCAGATCTTGCGATCCCAAGCAACTTAGACTCCACATCCTTCAAGGCCTTCGGTCGTATGATCAAGAACACCGACCCTGGAAGCAACGCTGGTTTACCAGGAATAAGCCTCCCCATAGGGCTTGCGGGAGCGG